From the genome of Poecilia reticulata strain Guanapo linkage group LG22, Guppy_female_1.0+MT, whole genome shotgun sequence:
TCTGCCCGGCTGCTTCCTCTCGTCGGGCGGTCATTTCCAGCTTGGCGACACAACTAATGTAATCAGCCAATTAGGGGGCAGATAGAGGGACCGTTCATTTCCTCCCTCCTGCCCTGCCGATATCGCTCAGTCTTCATCATCGAAGTAATGAAGGCTTCAGATCGCACGCCTCTGTTTGCGTCGCTTTTGAGACCGCAGCTCCATAGATTCCGTTTTGATATCCATTTTGGCGTGGCTTTTACTCCAATAAGTGCCGCTTTCTGGCAGTCTGCAACCTTTCCCCTCTCTCTGTATCTGTTTTCTCCCACAGCTGAGGTGTACATCGGCATGTCGAAACCTGCAGAGGCCACGGCGTGCACCCAGGAGGCCGCCAACCTGTCCCCCACCTCCCACAACATGATGTACATGAGGGGCCAGATAGCCGAGCTGAGGGGCAACATAGACGAAGCCAAACGATGGTACGAAGAAGCCCTGTCCATCAACCCGACTCATGTCAAAACCATGCAGAGACTGGTAAGATACCAACAcacctgctgtgtttctgtgcaaaaCTCTTGAAGCAGCCTTCAGCTCTATGGATTTTACTCCAAAtaagtcattttcattttttttttaaggtaatccagaccttttctttttctgttttttcttcttttttttccctctcattGAAGCAACACATATTCACAGTCAGTTTACTGCCCTGAGCAAATCAGCCTACATCAGTGCGGAATTAGTGTCTTAAATTAGATACCCGTGgctgtttatttcttcttgaTGCATGCAACGCTCAGCGTAAATGTTTCCAACAAAGGTCTTGTGTTTGCATGATTGCTAAACAAGTCTAAACTAAGCAGGACAAATTCCTGGAGAAATTGCCTTCGACTTGATCAGACTTCCTGTCCCTCGCCTCTTCACAGCTGCTGAAGAAGCTCAAACTTTCCAAATGTGTCTAAATGATTCAGATATGTAGAAAATGCGTCTTGTTACAAAATCTCCTTGAACTGACAGTGATTCTTTGtggtagaaacaaaaataaaagcctggcaaaaaaaaaaaaaaagaaagattttctcttttgaaacttttgaattttctaAGAGGACTTTTGTGTTCAAAACCAACATGGTTTTGAACACAAATCAGGAATAAACTTTGCACAACCATTTACTCAAAAATGCATGCAGTATAATTTGGTTATGTTAACATGCATAACTCAAAAGtggtaaacaaaaatataaatgcagttGTAAAAGTACTGCAGGTAAAAAGTACAATTTGAAATtgataagaaaaacattttttgttcatgtATGTGGGGATGTTTTTTAACACCTGTGTGGGCCTGGCACTGTGGTTAAAAGTGTGAACCACCTCTTTCGCTTTAAGGCTGTCATATATTGCAACATGATAACAGTGGTCTGGTTTTTACTGGGTTCCTTACATTAGTTGAGTCTAATCTCGGGAGTACAACAAATTCCACACTTTTGTTTAACAATAGattttgtcaaacaagatggtaCTGAATTGGAAAAGCTATGAGTGAAAAACCAAGTACACTTCAGCATCCAGCTGCTTTTAGAACCACATTTAGCAGCAGTAACTCAGTAATTTGCTGTCTGACTTCATCAGCCTCTCGCATCATTTTAATAGGATTTCAcatcagtctttttttaaagcgaCGCTTTGGTCCATTGGAATTTGTAAACCCTGGTTTCTGCGCCGCTCCAATAAGGCCGTAGAAGCCAAATCTGGGCGTGGTCCGACTTTGGTCCTTGACTCTAGTTCCAGTGCAAGCCCAGATCATTGTCCCTCCACCACCCTTGCTTCTCGGTTGGGTTGAGGAATTTTGGTTTCCTCCAAAATGAACACCATTCCTGAAGTCAACATTACAAAAATGCCAGTACCATATTCTCTTTTTAGagggaaaaacacattttcttggCATCGTCTCATAATAATTTATACTTTTTCCGTCTATTACTAACAGtgctgtcatgaacatgaacattcAGAATAAAGCATTCAAAGTCTGAAACAGCTTTTGTATGTCTAAAGCTAAATTTACTTCTGCTGGTGCAATTGTTTGACACCCTAAATACTTTCCTGATTATGTGTAAAAATGCTTTCATGGCTGTCTTGATCAAAATCactgaaatgacaaaacaattttattggttattataaataatgattaaGTGGTGATGTTTATGGGTCTCCTCAGGGTCTGATTCTGCACCAGCTGCAGCGCTACAGTCTGTCTGAGAAAGTCCTAAGGGATGCTGTGCAGGTCAACAGGTATGGTTTTTATCACAACTCTTTAGATTTACTTTACCCCtgtaatcttttattttcttatttcttaaaGACATGTCgccaccttcctaaaataatggcctatgTCCTTTTTTTGcctaaagtaatttttttgtttttttggttggttGCCTAAAACATCTTTTGGCAAACAAACGACtcaggccattattttaggaaggcgATAATATGCTTGTTTTAGCAAGTTTCCTTCCCTCCCCCACACCCCCctcatttacatttaatcagTGAAAACAATTTGCCTCTTGCCTCGTCAGCACTTCTCATGACGTGTGGAACAGTCTGGGCGAGGTGCTGCAGGCTCAGGGGAATGCCGCTGCCGCCACCGAGTGTTTCCTCACCGCCTTGGAGCTGGAGGCCAGCAGCCCCATCCTGCCGTTCACCATCATTCCCCGAGCGCTATGAGACGCGGCGCAGTCCCAAACCTGCtccgtacacacacacacacacacacgactgCATGCAAACAGCTGTGCAGCCATTTCTCACACCTTGTACATAATGCAAATAACAGTATTTTCCTCTGCTGaccgtgtgtgtgcatgcatgtgtgtgtgcatgtgtgttggTGCTGAAGCGTTTGTTTCAGTCTGTGCATGCACCTCTGTGTATGCGGTGCCAACACGTTTCCTGCGTCTTGTCCGTGcgcctttgttgttgttgtaaatacGATGATGTTTGCATTCAGAAGCCtaagatttttgtttacatttttatttagtccaAAGAAACACACAGGTTTGTTCAAAATCCGATTACTGCCaggaaaatacttttatttacgTTTGCTTTAAGAGCCAAACATTCttgctaaaacaacaaaattcacCTGTTGCTGTTAAGCCAGAGAGGATTTCTGTTACTGTATGGCTGGATAATCCACTGGAGACATGATCATAAGCTCAATCAGTCAATAAATGCCAAAAAACCTGGATGGATTTACGCAGACGACAGGatgttttagcattttgtaGCAGTTTTGTCACAACGAAGCATGCTTTATTTAGTTTACAGAATATCCTCATATGCACAGTTCAAACACTGTTACTGACAAATGTTTAGCAGGAATCTGTTACAAATTACTTGTCCAAAATCAGGTTTTCTGTGTAAATCCATCCACCTCGTTTGTGTCTTTGCATCCAGTCACAGccaggttattttatttttattttttattattattataaatacaaaGAGTTATTGCTGTATATTTGATGAAcccttgtgttttattattttagagagTAAATTATGATTATACAGAGCGATGCTGTGGGAGGAAAGCGAGAAAGAGGAACGGGTTCGATGTGATCAGTCAGTGAGTCGTTTTTGCTGTAAATCATTGACTGAAATTagaataataacaataataaagatCCTCGGTAAACAAAGACCTCTGCAAAGCTGTGTGTGGTGTTCTCTTTGGGCATGACCCCGGGGCTAGTGGTGTCCTTTACTCTCTCAGGTGTGTCCTGCTTTGTCCCAGAGGATCACGGCGCGGACAGGTTTTGTCCTGGAGTGTCAGGAAGCCACGGCCCCCTGCTGCCCTGAGGTCTCCAACCGAGTCTCGCATGTCACCAGCAGTTAGTCTCCCAGGAAGGTCATCGATGTGGCCCTCAGTAAAACTGGAAATGCGTAGACCATAAAAAAGATCACTACATAAGGagatttaagcctttttttccatttttgaccTAACGGGTTAAAGTAGCACCCTGGAACTGCTAATTAAATGCACACTGTTAACTAGAGTATAACCACCTCTATAAAAAATAAGCAGGAGTGCATCACACAATACCAAGGAGAAATACGTAATCTAGCTGTGGTTATGAGCATATTACCAAAATCCATCATTCTACAGAAAGATTATCCACAAGgattggatgttaaattcaccCCATGGTCAGGGAGATGTAAATAGAGCTCCACTCTTAGATGCTACAGTCTCAACAGAACACCTCATTGcaactgtgaagcatggtggtggagaGGTGATGATGTGGGCTTGGCCTAAACCAGTTCATCAACCCAGCAGCAAGCCTaccaaaaaaacatccagccaAAAAGAAGAATTAAGATGTTGCAGTGCTCTGGTCACCTCTtatgaaaataagaaatgaacGATACAAATCTCAACTTGTAATAGTAAACAGAATGAAtttacatttcacttttttagcCATACTGACTGGAGTCACATCTTCATAAACCTGTTTCCAGATTAGCAGTCAAGTAAGAGCAAAGAGAAactggaatcaaacccacaactttTTGACTGACTAGATCACTGCTCTTCCCACTGAGCCACCGTAACCCCACAGACGGGAATAAAACGAAGGCAGCACGACTCAAGAGTAACAATGTTGCATCTGAATAACCTCTGGGACTATGTCCTTTTTGGATCTAACAAATCATCACACAAGCCTCAATCCAACTGCGAAGGTGAAGAGGTCATGACCCGGGCTTGTTATTCAGGCACAGGAAGTGGATATCTTGCCGTCAATGAGCCCATCTGATTATCCTGAAGCTTGCCCCAAACTGAACAAAGAGCTGGCCTCAACTTTCccttttggtttcatttttatttgatgtgaaATGTGAACCTTTCTGAAACTTGAGGTTAGGATTAAACGTCAGAGCCTCATAAAGAACAGCTTCATCCTGATTTTGTTCTGATGGGAGAATCCTAGAATTGAAAGAGGGCGCATTTTCTTTAGACTGTATCCTGAAACCCTGACCCAGTTTTGTCTTCTGTcagtagaaaaatgaaaagtttaattGTCTCTGTAGAAGACTATAATGCGGCACATTGGAAACTCTGAACTGGAATGCCAGCACAGagcagtattgtgtaaaaatacTCTTCAGACAGTTACATAACTCCAGCTACTGTGAGAAATGGATTCAACACCTCCTACACTTATCCTGTCCGATTCCCAATCATACAAACATCCAGTATCTTCTAGCAGTGTCCAGATCTACTACTAATGAGAATCACCCTTGAAATAATGTAGTTTCTGGCAGTTCTGTAGGTTATGATGCCGGATCTCTGATTCTATAATTGTCAAACTTCTTACTCCCACGGTTTTCTGCTGCCCATTTCTCCTCCATTtccatctgtgtttctgttgcctagcaacaactcaTTGGCAGCCATTTGTGGCAACCCGGAGAATTTTTTCACCACACACACCCCCTGATGAACTGCAGAATAATTTGTGGTTAGTCTTCGATAACTGTtctttgggggggaaaaaaataaaacaaaaaaaaaaaacagaaaaacgcaTGGCTTCTTTTCATGGTAATTTTGCAGCACTCaactttcagtgttttctgattCTGATAATCGAGgttccttttaaaaaatatgttcagtGGGCTCAGCAGgacatcacacacacagaggcttTGATGAGTCATCTTAAAGCTGCGCCACCCccacaaagggaaaaaaaacaacaaaaaaaaacacgtcaGCTCGTctacaaatacacaaacaccCGTCGCCTTTAGTTCATGAgattttattggaaaaacaaaatgtaaagactAGCATTGTACATCTTGGAATGCAGATCAACTGAACCGAACAGGACAGCTGGACTGGACCGGGCCGGGCCTCGCtgcacccacacgcacacaggcaaactcacacacaaaaacaaggtAGAAATGCTGCAAAGCGCCGACCCTGTCCCCCATTAAGCTGAAACTCGCCCCACCACATGGAGTCATACACGCACAGCCTTCGAGGCAGCAGCCTGCACCCGTCTGCAGCGAGATAACTCGCATTTCACGTTACTCTGCGTCTGTAAACATCCGAACTAATACTCACACTGGTTGGTGCAGAAGTAGCCTCAGAAGCTGTGCTTGTATATAATCATCTTTAAAGCCCAACCCATCCCTCCAATTGGATAAGACAGACTGCCAAAGGGGCATTTCAccctcaaaaaaagaaataaggtaAACACACAAAAGGATAGTGATTAATAAGACATGCCggaaacaaaatctaaaattagttgtttattccattttaatttttcttaaaaatatcaGTCACCGACTTTATTTAGCCAAGCGAACGTCCCATTGGTTCGCTCCCTCCCGTCCACCCCTTTCCTCCTCTGAGGTCCAACGACAGCTTTCTGTCACCGAGATCTCAACAGTAACCCATGTTAACGCTGCATGCatgaagggaaagaaaaacaacaggacTTTATAAAAGAAAAGGCAGTTGACCCGCCTAAATCATCATGACATCAGGCAGATGGAACCAAGAAGCAGAGGAGCAGCGGCCGAAGTAGCCGGCTGCAAGAGGCTGCTCGTCTAACAAGCCGAGATGTGATTGGTCAGCTCAGCGCGGAGGGGATGGGGAATACAAGCCAGTACATGCAGattattggattttattttttttgcctttaccTTTTTTTGAACTTGTTTATATGGACAGATTTTCAGTATTCCAACATTCAGTTTAAATTGTCTATACAGAACAGCATgattaaatgtagatttttgcAATAAGAGGTAAGTGAAACATTTGACTGATTCTTTGtaagttcagttcatttggCGGTCATCATCTGAACAAACTCTgtggaagaaagagagagaaaacaatcagaataatgttttcatttgcaagCCGCAGACGCCGCTACACGCGGCCATTTTGGATCTGATACCTTCATAATTGACTTGTCCATCGCCGTCAATGTCGGCCTCCCTTATCATCTCATCGACCTCTTCGTCCGTAAGCTTCTCTCCCAGGTTGGTCATTACGTGACGGAGCTCTGCTGCGCTGATGTATCCGTTACCATCCTGGACAAGGCGCACACAGTTGGTCAATTATAACACTCACACTTCAGTCACATCagctttctcacacacacacacatgcacgcgcacacacacacccccggGCCCACCTTATCAAAGACTCTGAAGGCCTCCCGGATCTCCTCCTCACTGTCTGTGTCCTTCATTTTTCGTGCCATCATAGTTAGAAACTCGGGGAAGTCGATAGTCCCATTGCCTGGAGGACACAAGTCAGACAGACATgcattatgaaacattttttaacttctgGGTCCCTGGGGacttttgtgcagttttatttttgcaagtttgcaaacattacatttggCCAGGTTGTGTATTTTGGGATAAAATTTGCTCGTCtaagatgttttattgtttgttttcaacatgaaattgtttttaattaagacTAATTGATCGAACTATTAATATGTCTGGTGGGGCTTGAAGTTAATGGCAGTCAAAAGGAATCTTAGGGCATGGGGAGGAACATACTATATTGATAAACAATATTCCAATGCCAGTGTGAGCTGGTGAACCATTTTGTGTCAGTGGAGTTGACTGTAGATTCAGGAGAAACAGGATCAGGTCAAAACAAGTGGAGGAGGATAAATACCTCAGTGTTCACCTGACAACAGACTGAACTGGAGACAACAGTAAACCCGTCTACAAGAACAGGCTGTACTTTGACAAAGTTTAAGTCCTTCAGTGTTTGCATCTTCTATGTCTGTTGTGTGTgaaa
Proteins encoded in this window:
- the calm1a gene encoding calmodulin-1a; amino-acid sequence: MADQLTEEQIAEFKEAFSLFDKDGDGTITTKELGTVMRSLGQNPTEAELQDMINEVDADGNGTIDFPEFLTMMARKMKDTDSEEEIREAFRVFDKDGNGYISAAELRHVMTNLGEKLTDEEVDEMIREADIDGDGQVNYEEFVQMMTAK